The proteins below are encoded in one region of Myxococcales bacterium:
- a CDS encoding DUF393 domain-containing protein yields MTADPTLPERLVIFDGVCGLCDRTVQFLLEHDSGQVLRFAPLQGETAAQVRARHPELEGVDSIAFVEQSGGSERVFVRSKAVFRIATHLDPGVRWLRVFGFVPQRLADVGYDLVASVRYRIFGKLEACRIPDASVRARFLD; encoded by the coding sequence TTGACCGCCGACCCGACCCTCCCCGAACGGCTCGTGATCTTCGATGGGGTCTGCGGGCTCTGCGATCGGACGGTTCAGTTCCTGCTCGAGCACGACTCGGGGCAGGTGCTGCGCTTCGCACCGCTGCAGGGAGAGACCGCGGCCCAGGTGCGCGCACGACATCCAGAGCTCGAGGGGGTCGACAGCATCGCGTTCGTGGAGCAGAGCGGGGGCTCGGAGCGGGTGTTCGTGCGCTCCAAGGCGGTCTTCCGCATCGCCACTCATCTCGACCCCGGAGTGCGCTGGCTGCGCGTCTTCGGGTTCGTTCCTCAGCGCCTGGCCGACGTGGGCTACGACCTGGTCGCGTCAGTCCGCTATCGGATCTTCGGCAAGCTCGAGGCGTGCCGCATCCCGGACGCCTCCGTACGTGCACGCTTCCTCGACTGA
- a CDS encoding TfoX/Sxy family protein, whose product MAYDERLAGRVRAAVSKRSGIEEKRMFGGLCFLLRKKMFSGVVGDELMARVGPAAYARALTEPHVRPMDFTGRPLAGYVYVGAAGCSSASAVRKWVEKSTQFVETLPDKPPKSKRKQRPAAARKPANRGER is encoded by the coding sequence ATGGCCTACGATGAAAGGCTTGCCGGACGAGTTCGAGCCGCGGTGTCGAAGCGGAGCGGCATCGAGGAGAAGCGCATGTTCGGCGGGCTCTGCTTCCTGTTGCGCAAGAAGATGTTCTCGGGCGTGGTCGGCGACGAGCTGATGGCGCGGGTTGGACCGGCCGCTTACGCCCGGGCGCTCACGGAGCCCCATGTCCGCCCGATGGACTTCACGGGTCGACCGCTGGCGGGCTACGTCTATGTCGGCGCAGCGGGCTGCAGCTCAGCATCCGCAGTTCGAAAGTGGGTCGAGAAGAGCACCCAGTTCGTCGAGACCCTCCCGGACAAGCCCCCGAAATCCAAACGCAAGCAGCGCCCCGCCGCCGCCCGCAAGCCGGCAAACCGGGGTGAGCGCTAG
- a CDS encoding DUF1697 domain-containing protein yields the protein MASARAAKSRSPLGSRWVALLRGVNVGGKNKLPMRVLVDLLERRGCTSISTYIQSGNVVFSASSTLAKRLASELSAALARELRLEVPVLVRSATELRAARDENPFLRRAEPAQLHLAFLAAVPQPANASKLDPQRSPGDRFELRGRHLYLLLPNGVGKSKLTNDYFDRTLATTSTVRNWRTVEKLIELCGESGQ from the coding sequence GTGGCCAGCGCGCGCGCAGCGAAATCCCGTTCCCCGCTCGGCAGCCGCTGGGTCGCGCTCCTGCGTGGGGTCAACGTTGGCGGCAAGAACAAGCTGCCGATGCGTGTGCTCGTAGACCTGCTCGAGCGGCGAGGCTGCACTTCCATCAGCACCTACATCCAGAGCGGCAACGTGGTCTTCTCGGCCAGCTCGACCCTGGCCAAGCGGCTGGCGTCGGAGCTCAGCGCGGCCCTCGCCAGAGAGCTGCGGCTCGAGGTCCCAGTGCTCGTGAGATCTGCCACGGAGCTCCGGGCGGCGCGCGACGAAAATCCATTTCTTCGCCGTGCCGAACCAGCTCAGCTCCACCTGGCGTTTCTCGCGGCGGTTCCCCAACCCGCGAACGCCTCCAAGCTGGATCCTCAGCGCTCGCCGGGCGATCGCTTCGAGCTCCGTGGTCGCCACCTCTACCTACTGCTCCCAAACGGAGTCGGGAAGAGCAAGCTGACGAACGACTACTTCGACCGGACGCTGGCGACGACGTCGACCGTCCGGAACTGGCGCACGGTCGAGAAGCTGATCGAGCTCTGCGGAGAAAGCGGGCAATAG